One Gadus macrocephalus chromosome 17, ASM3116895v1 genomic window, GATCAGTTAAGTCTCTAAAACACTAGctttcaaaagtttggggtcacccagacaatttcatgtttCTCTTGAAAACTCGCACCTTTATTGAACAGTTTTCAGCTGTGCTAACACAGCTGAAAAGCCTTTTAACACAATTAGCTAAATAATGTACCATTAGGACACCggagtgatggttgctggaaatgggcctctgtacAAGTAGATATTACATTAAAAATCTGCCGTTTCCAGCCAGAATAGTCATTTACCACATTAATAATGTCTAGATTGTATTTCTGAATCATTTCATGTTATCTTTATTGCAACATgatctcacaggaatccgtgaaatgactacggtcggacgcttaactcgaaatccgtggccagaTCACGAAAACAcaccgatatccgtgtgtgagccacggaataacagtgtaatttacttgcattggggtaaattccgtggccacatcacagacaattgaagtgattccgtcagaccaccacggattttgagttaagcccccgctgtggtcaaatgtggcacaaacacagattgaaacgggagcacacacacagattgaaacgggaatctgtgtgtgtgccacggaatatcattgtcatttacttgcattggagcaacttccgtggacacaacaaggacaatttaagtgtttcagtgagaccaccccgggttttgagttaagcccccgtggtcgactcgctcgttaaaacggggatccgtgtgtgagccacggaacatcagcgtcattaacttgcattggagctaattccgtggccacatcacggaaatcggcgtgtttccgtgatgtgtccacggatttcgagttattcgtccgtagtcatttcacggattcctgtgagaccaggttgctttattaaaaaaaagtgccttttctttaaaaaataaggacAATTCTAAGTCAAAGTACCGCAGACGgtggtgtatttatttatccttATCCCAAGGAAGAATTAGGAAGCAGAGATGAAGCGTCGTTGTTAATGTTGCAGGTCTTAGGGAGGACTTCGGGTCCAGCTCCCCATTTCTGTCCTCTTGTTGCCCAATTGTGATCCAACATAGTAATTATCAGTTTTTTTGTGACTTTATTTCTCCCTGAATAAGCGGTAGCATATCAGCTGAGATAAGGACATCCATGAGGATTGTTAAAACACACTCTGAACCTTGAACGTGGGAAAATCAAATTGGTTAGTTGGCCGCCACTGCGTGAGGCAAACCACACACTCCAGTGTCTCCAACCCACTGCCAAAATGTCCCTTATCGGTTGATTTCACCAGACCTTGTTTCTCCCCCAATAGACTTGTTGTTGACACATAACAAATCCACATCCTTTTTTTAAGCCCGCCAATAATATTTTGAGTTAAAATAACTAAAGAATGGTGGGAATGCAGAGGGCTAAAGGAAAAAACAAGAAAGTAAAACATCATCAGGAAACAAATCTCTTGGTCACCATCCGTCATTCAAGCTGGGAAGCaacaactaactaactaactagacTCTTGATGAAGTGTACGCGCGTCCCTCGTCAGCGACGCAGAGTTCCAGTGTGGACTGATTGCTATGCCTGTGACGTGAAGCGATGACATACGAGAGTGGGAACAACGCACTGTTTGCAAGTGTGAATGAGAAAGCCTGGGAGTCCGGAAAATAGTTTAGGTTTGTGCTCCTTGCAGGATGTAAGCCATAAAAAGCCCAATCACAATTCTTCCTGCTGGCATTGTTTTCCGCACGGATCCTCGTCGTTCAGCGCTGATTGTGCATGTGGCACTAGCGtcatcaaacgcacacacgtcaTTTGGAGGTAAAACGATAGCACCAAAGACTAATCcgttctttaaaaaaaagaaagacacaaaatcaaacactttttcttttttaattaattaattgtctGAATGTTTCTTTACTTCTGGAGAGTAGCGAGTATAAAACTTTAAAAAGACAACGCTAGGCATCTCTACCCATAAAGATACATGTTCAAGATGATCTGGGTGTGACGGACACCTCTACGGGTGAGCTTGAAGCTCTAGCCAGCAACAGGGGGCTCGAggaacccccccaacacacctaAAAGGCGAGAGTGTAAAAAAGTACATTCAACAGTGACTGCAGCTCTAAAAAGGCAGAAATAAAAATCTTTATAAATAATCTGTTGCAGAacaattacaaatatatattaaaatatttacTGTAGAATAACATCATTGTGTTCTGGTGAGGCTAAGGATAAAAATCAGGGCAACACTCCACCCGGCCTTCTCTGAAGTGGCGATGGGAAAAAGGATGTTGCAAACTTATCGTTCTGCCGTTTTCCAGGTGCAAACTATACTCTCTGGGTGGTCCACTGCCTCGCATTGTCCACTGCTGTGAGTCCACCATACAATCAGAAGAGGTGGGTTCAAGGGTCAAATTGACAGAAAACAccaacgcacgcacgtacacacatacccatacacacacacacacacacacatacacacacacacacgtacgtgtaCAAACACACTTTTTACAAACACAAATTGAAACGAGCGGTCGTCACACAacaagtatacacacacatacacacacacaaagtgcttGAAGAGTGCTGATTGGAAAGCTTTTGAAGCAGTGCAATGCATCTGCCTTAGTCTATGTGTGCTGCcccattcccccccctcccccccacatgTCCAGACGCCACGTCTTCACATTCCAAGGTGCAGTCTTAGAAGAAGTAAGGGCCGCCATTTTGGCTCTCAGCCTCCGCCCAAAGTCGTCCGTTTCTTTGGTACGTGGCGGATACATAATTTGCCACTTTCCGTTATGTCCAATAAGCGCGGTGGTAGGGTGGTCAAAAAGTGTTGaatacaataaatatacaattaaaggaaaaaaaaactctgTCCAGTTTCTTGGCCAATCAGCTGACGTCTTGCTGGCATGCCTGTGCACCTGACAGGAGGAGGTGCAACTTGCCACGCAGGAAGTTGACGTACACTTGAAGAAGTTCTGTGGCCGTGGATACCCGCCATGTATCTTCCCCGTCCAGGCCACTGTCTGTAGGGACGTACTCCTGGAGGAAAGACACGACCAACACCTCAATGTCATGGTGGACGCCATCGCCAAACACGGCCAGGTTCATACATGTCCCTTTGACAGCAGCGGAATAATGCTACACAGAAACCGACTTCTTTCGTAGCCTGCATTCAAAGGAAAACGAAAGATAAAGGTGTAGCTTATATTGGCTAGCACTACGCACAACTCAACTGCCACATATCCACCTGCTGTCCTCCACACTCGTAGCTCAGCCCCAAAAGCCAGGCTAGGTGATATAAAGGGAGAACCTGGGTTCTCCAAAGTGCATTGTAAAATCTATCAACAGCCATTAGCACATGATGGAGGAAATGAGTGTCATTGCGTCATCTCTGTGAACGCAAAGCCTCACCTGGAAGTTGAGGCTGCGCAGCACGGCGTTGGTGCTGAGCAGGTTCCGGAGGCTGTTGTCTAAGTGGCTCTGCAGCGCTGTGTTGGTGACGGAGCTCTGCAGCAGACTCAGGGCCTGGTGCAACAGCCACAGGCCCGACTGCACCTCCTGTGCTTGGACCTCTGCCTGGAACAACATGGAGTGCATTGGTTTCAGTGTGTAACCTTGAGACAATCCCCTCTGAAATAGATATTTGTATTGACTCATGAGCCTTTTTATCCAATGCGACTTCTTTCAGTAAACATTACGAGCAGGCTGTATTCATTTATACATATAGGCTGCGGACATGGGGTTCGAACCCGGGAGTCAAACACCACAACCACTACGCATCCACCCTGACACTTGTTTAGTATAATTGACGTTCCGAAGGATAGGTACACAGCCATGCCAAAGCATAGTATCAACcctgccagggttaggggttcgaCTTCCAGTGGAGCCACCCGTGTTTAGAATGTTTTCACTGATTAAATGCCCACCCCACCAACTGGCATACATCAGCCTATATATGCattagttatgtttttttacttaCAGTTTTCCTCTCCCAGATTTCAAAGTCGACTCTGGTTTGGGGAACAGTGACGGACTCGGAGAGACTGCATCCTTCCAAACACGACCGCTGATCCGGGAGAGAGGACGAGACAGAAAGTGGTgttattagggtgcactcacactaggccatctggccgtggccgttggccgttttctcacctaaccgtgctcaaatggccccattgttctctggcatgcactcacactaggccatctggccgtggccgttggccgtcgcaactgtggcctggccacggtaggctcttgtacatacgtcatcacgtcgtaagtaacacgtcatcaccaagcgtccgctgcatggaccataataaagtctgccgccagtcagagttttaacaacaatggacaacaacacagagaacacagttcgcactttgctgagtctgttgcttatttggatatatgtttaccgtttaatgggaaagaaggctcgtcgcctttattatgtccgtggtcgtcgcatgggctatacgtcatccagctcaggttgcgtagccgtgcgtgtgcgcgtgtcggctcattagcatctgtaccgtggcgtcccgtaccgtagcagcacacctctcccaagtggccaaatcggcctggcctggccagactggccacactcacactggcagatttgagcacggttaggtgtgaaaacggccacggccacggccagatggcctagtgtgagtgcacctaTAGTCCCCCAGTTGGATTTCAATATTGAACTGGAAGTAAAGCTTTGTGCCATAAAGGCCGGGAGTTGTAGTGCAAATGGTGTCAGATTAAAACAAGAACAGAACCCATGACTTTGATAGATTTGTTGTAGCTTTGTTGTACTTGCCGTTTTATTAGTCATTGACTTTTCTTTTACCAGGTTATGAGAGAgtctggggagagagggagagggtttgtgcatgcatgcgtgttaatgtgtgtgtgggtgtttatatgtctttgtatgtgtgtgtgtgtgtgtgtgtgtgtgtgtgtgtgtgtgtgtgtgtgtgtgtgtgtgtgtgtgtgtgagtgcgtgcgtgcatgtttatGTCTTTGTGCTTGTGTGGGGGCCttcgtgtttatgtgtgtgagtgtgtgcctgcgtttttatgtgtgtgtgtgtgtgtgtgtgtgtgtgtgtgtgccggcatgtgtgcgtgtgtgtgtgtgtgtgccggcatgtgtgcgtgtgtgtgtgtgtgggtgcatgtgtgcgtgccctCACCATTGCAGTCTCTGCGTCTCTGGCCTCCTTGATGAAGTGGTTGAGGACCCTCAGGTCGCAGATGGGTCTCAGAGGGGAAGGCAGGCAGGGTTGGGTCCACTCTAGCACTATCAACAGCAGGGCAAACAGTcctgcaatcacacacatacacacacacataaacacaaacactaatGTCTCTGCTAACAGATCCCGGCACCAAGATGGTTGTCCTCAACAGGttaaatcccctaaatgtaaatgtaaacaccACAGATACCACAGACGCCCACAGTCATTAATATTTGTTGATCTTAAATCAATAGAAAGACTGTTCTCTCATGTGCTGTGCCCCCTTAAAGGTTGTCCAACCTTTGAACTGGGTTGTGACAGTAGTCATGTGGATACGTCATTCATTGAACATAAGAATTACAACACAATTTTTCTGTGATTCATTCCATTTTATTTCCATACATTCAACGTATCCCGAATTCCGTAATTACTTATCTGTAGCAGCTAAACAGGAAAATGTGTCTTCATGCATGCGCTGTCTTTTCAAGGGTTATCTCCAATGAACAGACAAAGTTACCATGATTTATTATCCAATGAAAAAAAGCTTTGCACCCAACAGAGAGTCTAACCCTTGCAGCAACAATTGCAATAGTAAAACTATTGTAATCAACTGTAATATTTCTATAATAAAGACCGGCATTCCACAAAGCCACAtacagtgccgccgctcccactacgcgctgcgcgtagggcctcaagtcctgagaggggccccaaaaaaaaaaaaaaatgtatacttgtatacttctggttttaagtttgtatttatggataactatttaatttaaaagattttggacattccaatacttgtgtgcagggccgacggactacgggggaaagtgagacagttgtgggggggcccaaggcagagggggggcccatggcaataaaaaaaaaaatgtattgaattatccaccagcccatagtgttaggagtcgcacacggccatgtatgctccccccccatccccccccccccccccccatcaacaaTTGTACGCTAccaccccgtcccccccgtcaacaattcagcgcagggggctggtagggggaattcggggggagggggggcccataaaggagttatgcttagggccccaaaatagctagcagcggcactggcCACATAACATTACTTTCCAAATTTGGGACCTGAACTTTTTTGCTTTTCAGGACCCatgaagcaacacacacacactaagatacCTAGAAATAGGTTACACATTTAATTGGTCAGAAATCCAGCCTGGCTATATTCAGACCACATGGCGCCATGGGTCTGTGGAGTTCAGACCTAGGCTCATGCTCACTGAGGATGTCATTTTTTGGGGATctgagaaacatacacacacacacctgcacacacgcaggcacacacgcacgtgcacgcatgcacacacacacacacacacacacacacacacacacacacgcgcaggcacacaagcacgtgcacaataacatacaagcacacacacacgcacactaacacacacacacacacacgcatgcacacacacacacacacacacacacacgcacacacacacacgcacacacacacacacacccacacacaaatacactagGGGCATCACCTGATGTCCCAAGGCATGCCGGCATCAATTATGTGGGCATGcgattagacacacacatggcgctccgttcgtggaacagaGGCATGCGCTTGGAAAACTCAGCTAGCCAGCCAGCGCTTCTAGTGTTGTGGATCATGTGGGAGATCTGGCCTactccgccaccaccaccccccccccctctccccgtctcATGCCATCTCCTGAATGCAGCCTTTCAGAGCCACATGGCGGTGTGACGCATGGCAGACGACATTGGAACACAGCccagcttctttttttttgggtgaGGTAAAGGACACTTAGGCCTGACAAAAAAACTCAAAGACCCCAGGACAAGACCCGCCCTAAAGAAACCAAACGAGGTTCACATGCACACTTAAGTGCCACGCACGCTGACGAATCATATTAAGGTCCTGAGAAAGGTATTACAGATTTTACAGCTAATGACTTCTGAGTATTCTGTGGAATTAAGTGGTCAGTGCCATTTGGGAGGTTGAAGTTCCTCAAAGGGTTCAGTCATCGTATATCCATGGTGTATAAACACCATTCTTTATGTATCTGGTGAATCCCTGTGAACCGTTGAAGTGTTGGTGCAAGCACACTGCACAGGAGGAATATACTGACAGCAAGGCCTCTTAGGTGTCACAAAAGTACATTGAATGTTCATCGATTTGCCAAGATGTCTCAGTCCCATTATGCTCTAGAAATACATGGCTGAACAGACCTCAGGTATACATGACGGTTACATGTGGTTCAAACTAGATCCCACTCTGAGTGAAGAGGGTTCTCCTGCATCATATGCCCAAAGACCTTCTTCAGATCTCTCAGATCTAACAAAGATAGTGATCCGTGACTCCAACCCTCCCTCAAGTCTTGGTGACGTATTAATAACATACCAAATATATCGTCCCCCTGAGCTCATCTTCAAAACTTCTTTACTAAAAATGTCTTTGCCTTTGCCTTGCCCCCCCTTGCCCCCCCACATCCTTGCTGGCCATTGTCCAAGGTTGCGAGCGGTGGGTAAAACGTAAGCTAATTATAGTAGGCTTTGGTATCTGTCCAAAAAGGCTGCCTAAAAGTGTGTGACTCAGCATTATCGGCCTCGACCTTTACCATGGACTACGTGAGAATTAATGAATCGCCAGTGTGGAAACACGtgttcccaaacacacacaggtacaggcTTTAAATTGGGAGGAGATAATGGATGTTGCACGGGAGAAAAATACCGTTGTCTTTGGCTACTGTTCAACACTGGTAGGTTGTAGTCGGATAGCCACATGTAGACATTTAAGTCTCTTTGTTGATTATCTATATTGGTAAATAATAGGTACATTTTGTGTTGATTATCTAGATATGTAATCATGGTATGAACGTATTTGAACTGCCATATATGTTCATTATGAAAAGAACATACAAGAAACAgaaatgtgtctctgtgttcattATCTGTGGTCCGAAAGTGAAGTTTTTGTTTATTAACTATTGTTTGAAGCTGCAGTTTTGTCTCATGTTTATCTACCAAGCCACCTCTATTTGACCTAAAACGATGGCACTTGCTGAGGAGCTTGTTCAATACTGTATAGCCTACATACATGATTCCCTGTTTACAGATTATAACCAACTGCGAGGAACAAGATGGTGAAGGAAACTGCGCTACTCAGCAGAGATATGCTCTCCTGTCGTGTTCGATGAGTCTGTGACTAGACTGTGACTCATCGGTTTTCTAGAAGCGCAAATTCAGGTTCCACGTGCGATTTTGCAAAGTTTCTCCTTCTGCAGAGTTGCGCCCGTATAGCCCAAAATATAGTAGTTAGGCCTATAAGGAATAAATGGTTGAGCACATGAGCGAAGGCGGGATACATGGCGCTCCAAACGCGTCATGACAACATTAAAAGTTGCATGCAATTTGACTACATTCTACAACCACCGAAATACACCTAAAAACACCAACTGTATCCCACGGCCCCTTTCCCCCCTCTTTTTTGACCAGTGCGATATTGGGAAATCGTATGTATACTGTACAATACTGGATTTAACCGAGCCGAAATCTGAATATATGACGTTAGATGCTACTTTTAAGGATATGCTTGAAAAAGTATATCAAGTTGAGGGCTTTTGGGACAAAACAATTATGACATTGTATGGCCTACATATATGGCCCTAACCTGTTTAACAGGAAAAACATAATAGTAGTTTAAAAATAACTGAAATGTCCATTAACAATGGGTTTGAGAATATCCTTTTGAAATAAGTTCTCAATCTTAAAAAAACGATCGGAGCCAAACCAAAGTGAGTAAGTGAAACACTCTTACCTCTAACGATTTTCTGCGACATTCGCAAACAGGTGACACATATTTTAAAAACATTGTGGAATAAATCTGTCGTCTGAACGAAAATCAACCTTTACAGGTCACACCAAAGGAATAAATAGTCCCATCCAATACAAGCACACATCGCCTTGTCCGGGTGATCTGAGCATGAACCTCATGTCCCGGCGGCGAGATAGAGGAATGGTCTCCACTGCAGCCCAACTAAACCTTATATTCGCCTGACCTGAGGTCGGCGACGACGTGATGGCCCGCGGTGCCTTTTACGCGCGCCTTTTACGCACCGCAGCGAGCGATTAATCATTCACTGCCCGAGAGTCCCTAGTCTGTTGAGCCAAGCGCCGACAGAGACACGCAACAAAGAACACCGTTTTATAGAAACATCAAGTGTGTCCACAACTCACTGGTAAACTCCATATCCGTGTGTGCATAGTCCACTTCAGAGGGTCCTCACCGGTGCGCCCATGAGTCCGTCTATCGCCCATTAATTGGAAACGAAGCTCTTTTGTGGATCTTATCCGGTAGGTGTTACTATGAAGTGATGgcgttctttttttttatttatgactttGAAAATAAAGTAGCTTTGTTTTGGTGATGACTATCTGAACTACTTCCTCCTCCAAAGCgaaaatatttttcttttattgtcatcCAGATAATCTGCATGTCTCCTAACAATTGCCCTAAAAAGGTAAATAATGTCTCCCCAAAAGACGTGCGGTAACTTCCCTCCCATTGTTGTTCTCTGAGTGATCCCCTCAAATGCTCATTTGGTCTGGCATCATGTTCCAGAATTGGctggaaaataaaaagaaagaaaacagggCAAATCTATCCAACCTAGTACATTGTGCTTGTCAAAGTTTTCTGCATCATCATCTACTATACAATCCTATTCAGTGTTTCTATCAAACCAACATCTAGCCCAGATCTTGTGATTGTACAATCAtcagtattgaataataaactCTTTAACCCATAATACAAAACACCTGATTTCGGCTAGACTCTTAGGAAATTACTCACATTCAGGCAAAGAAGAGGAGCTACTCGTTACAAGTGTGTGTCGAGACATACATCCTGACCTTATACCTGTGCTCCCCTCCCAACTGATGTTTACTGTGTTTATTCTGGGAAACTCTCATTCATTGCGTCCGCTTTGGCCGACCTCTTAACCTCATCCAGGAAGAGGTgaggaatccccccccccctttaaacAATGATGACTTCATCGTAATGCAGAGAGCATAGGAACTCTTTCAAGGAAGTTGACCTAAGGGCCACTGTATAGCGTCAGACACACCGCAATCTTTGAATAGTTTCCTCTTGCTTCCTCGGGtcacaaccacgtgaccacagCAGTCTCTCCTATGCCTCTTCCATTGCAAACCCTCGATCAGGAGGGAAGGAAAATCCTTTGACCATGATAGCGCTACCTTTGCAGGAAACGGACATCAATTCAGGAAGATATGAATGCACAGGTATTTGAGAAATGTTTAGCTTTTTTGTGGCCATTCACTGGTTAGAGTTTTGTGTGATCCTGCCGAGACAACAGCGCAGCCGCTCCTGTTCTGCATCCTATTGCCAGCGT contains:
- the epoa gene encoding erythropoietin isoform X3, with the translated sequence MEFTRLFALLLIVLEWTQPCLPSPLRPICDLRVLNHFIKEARDAETAMRSCLEGCSLSESVTVPQTRVDFEIWERKTAEVQAQEVQSGLWLLHQALSLLQSSVTNTALQSHLDNSLRNLLSTNAVLRSLNFQEYVPTDSGLDGEDTWRVSTATELLQVYVNFLRGKLHLLLSGAQACQQDVS
- the epoa gene encoding erythropoietin isoform X2, which encodes MSQKIVRGLFALLLIVLEWTQPCLPSPLRPICDLRVLNHFIKEARDAETAMRSCLEGCSLSESVTVPQTRVDFEIWERKTAEVQAQEVQSGLWLLHQALSLLQSSVTNTALQSHLDNSLRNLLSTNAVLRSLNFQEYVPTDSGLDGEDTWRVSTATELLQVYVNFLRGKLHLLLSGAQACQQDVS
- the epoa gene encoding erythropoietin isoform X1 gives rise to the protein MCVCMCVIAGLFALLLIVLEWTQPCLPSPLRPICDLRVLNHFIKEARDAETAMRSCLEGCSLSESVTVPQTRVDFEIWERKTAEVQAQEVQSGLWLLHQALSLLQSSVTNTALQSHLDNSLRNLLSTNAVLRSLNFQEYVPTDSGLDGEDTWRVSTATELLQVYVNFLRGKLHLLLSGAQACQQDVS